From a single Lolium rigidum isolate FL_2022 chromosome 7, APGP_CSIRO_Lrig_0.1, whole genome shotgun sequence genomic region:
- the LOC124675539 gene encoding probable galacturonosyltransferase-like 3 — protein MRLLAAAAAALLLLLATAAAAAELPEFREAPAFRNGAGCAGTPTIHIAMTLDGTYLRGSLAGVLSVLRHAACPESIAFHFVASSASPPRRLARLRAALAAAFPTLPAAIHRFDARLVRGRISSSVRRALDQPLNYARIYLADILPPTVPRVLYLDSDLLVVDDVALLWATDLGPRFALAAPEYCNANFTSYFTDAFWHHPAYPAVFANRSRAPCYFNTGVMVIDLDRWRAGDYTAKLEYWMDVQKQEARIYELGSLPPFLLVFAGDVKAVQHRWNQHGLGGDNVAGQCRELHPGPVSLLHWSGKGKPWLRLDAGRPCPLDALWAPYDLLRRQGARDDLLAAVA, from the coding sequence AtgcgcctcctcgccgccgccgccgccgcgctcctcctcctcctcgccaccgccgccgccgccgcggagctgCCGGAGTTCCGGGAGGCCCCGGCGTTCCGCAACGGCGCGGGGTGCGCAGGCACGCCCACGATCCACATCGCCATGACCCTGGACGGCACCTACCTGCGCGGCTCCCTCGCGGGGGTCCTCTCCGTGCTCCGCCACGCCGCCTGCCCGGAGTCCATCGCCTTCCACTtcgtcgcctcctccgcctcccctccccgccgcctcgcccgcctccgcgcggccctcgccgccgccttccccacgCTCCCCGCCGCGATCCACCGCTTCGACGCGCGCCTGGTCCGCGGCAGgatctcctcctccgtccgccgcGCGCTCGACCAGCCCCTCAACTACGCGCGCATCTACCTCGCCGACATCCTCCCACCCACCGTCCCCCGCGTCCTCTACCTCGACTCCgacctcctcgtcgtcgacgacgtggCCCTCCTCTGGGCCACCGACCTCGGCCCCCGCTTCGCGCTCGCGGCCCCCGAGTACTGCAACGCCAACTTCACCTCCTACTTCACCGACGCCTTCTGGCACCACCCGGCCTACCCCGCCGTCTTCGCGAACCGCTCGCGGGCGCCCTGCTACTTCAACACGGGCGTCATGGTCATCGACCTGGACCGGTGGCGCGCGGGCGACTACACGGCCAAGCTCGAGTACTGGATGGACGTGCAGAAGCAGGAGGCCCGGATCTACGAGCTCGGCTCGCTCCCGcccttcctcctcgtcttcgcgggCGACGTCAAGGCCGTGCAGCACCGCTGGAACCAGCACGGCCTCGGCGGCGACAACGTGGCGGGACAGTGCCGCGAGCTCCACCCGGGCCCCGTCAGCCTCCTGCACTGGAGCGGCAAGGGGAAACCCTGGCTCAGGCTCGACGCTGGTCGCCCCTGCCCGCTCGACGCGCTCTGGGCGCCCTACGACCTGCTCCGCCGCCAAGGCGCGCGCGACGACCTCCTCGCCGCAGTCGCCTGA